Within Pempheris klunzingeri isolate RE-2024b chromosome 24, fPemKlu1.hap1, whole genome shotgun sequence, the genomic segment ATTTATGGGGTTTACACAGGGGTATGTGGGGTATGAGGGGTTTATAGAGGTGTATAGAGGAGTTTAGGGGTATTAACAGGTGTCTAAAAGATTACTGGGGTGTCACAGAGGTGTGTAGGGGGTCTAGATGGTTTTAGAAATGGTACACTGGGTTTAAAGGACAGCTTTTAAAGGGGGACAAAGATTGTAGGAGAGGGTAGTCGTATAGATGGTTTATACAGGGGGTTTAAAGCCTCACAGATGTGTATAGAAGGGTTATGGAGGGACAGAGAAAGCTTTTAGTATAGAGTACGGGGGGGTTTAAAGGGGAGTATAGGGGGACATGTAAAGCTTTTATAGGAGTATAGAAAGTAAAGAGGACTTAGGTTGGGCTACAGAGAGTTTATGAGAGGGTCACAGAAATAGTAGGGAGTAATATATAGAGGGTTTAGAGCACCGCACAGAGGGTTTATAGGAGAATAAAGAGAATGTAGACGGTTCAGAAAGGGCTTATAAGAGTATAGAGTGTACATAGGGTTAAGAAAGGGGTGCAGAGTGTTTATAGGGGAGTATAAAGGGTAAATAAGGTTTAGAGTTTTGTCCAAACTTTAATGCTCCAAATTGATGAAATAAGATGAAAGTCATTCGCAAACTATCTGCTTGTGAATGAAATCAGTGGCTATCAGCTACAGAACATCAAATGACTTAACAATGTCTCATAATTTACAAATGTGAAAGCTCTGACTGCTCTGCATCTAACCTAATGTCCATTCAATCAAATGTCCATTGAATAGCagcctttgtgtttttgttttgtggttcaTCTTATTCAATTACTCTCCAAATGTTTTTGACTGGCACTAGGGAGACACAAATAATTATAGAAAAATTTAGACTCTTTAAATGTAATGAATGCTCACTGAAATGACCCAGAAGAGCACGATTTTCCCCTTTGAAGACATTCCAGTTGAATTATTTTCGagtttgattattattttcaattcTCTGTAATGAAGCCCAGCTTGCTGTCATTTGTTTGGGATTttcaacactgaaaaacattcattGGCTTACTGGCACTGAAGGTTTGAGCCTGGAGGTCCAAATCAGTAATATTTGTGTGGCTATGAAAAGACTCAGTGAAATGCATGATTTTTAACGGCTATGGGCAGGAAACAGATGGTCGAGCAGGCAGGCATCAGAGGCGTCTTTTTGTGCTGAAAAATGGAAGGTGAGACTGACTCGCCTGTGACTAAGtcagcaacaaacagcagaaatcaCAGAGAAATGAAGCAGTATGAAGCTGTGCATACATGCATGGGAGCTCTGCTTCTTTACAGATTCTATGTGTGGCGTTTTTAACACAAACgcaaagaaattaaaacaaacaaatgacattttctatgttttcagtgctgtgattatttatttgtataagATGGTCAAAAAAGACTCAAgatccacttactagctttatCCACAGCTTTCAACAACATCTCATGGTTTTCATCAGTGGATGGAGTTTGCTGGCGCCAAAGATTTTTCTTGAATAGAAATGTATCTGCACTCCATATACCATCAACTAGTAACTAACTtagcaaactccatctgctgatgaagatggtgaAATGTGCTTGAAAGCTCTGAAAAAAGCAAGCAAGTGAACACAAACTGGATAAAAGGCTCATAAACATCTTTGCTACTAAATATTGGAATTTTTTAAAGTAAACTTAAATGATGAAGCGCTGACACTCTGACAGTGATCAAAGGTCAATATTCACACAATATCCATGACATGTGACACCGTCTCTTCCAGCCCATCACCACCGGTGGAGAAGAGCACGATTTTCCCCTTTGAAGACATTCCAGTTGAATTATTTTCGAGGTTGCATGAGGTTTTATGCAGCAATTCTTTAATAATCTGCTACAACTTGAACTGGTATTTAAATCTCTAACCAACAGCAGTCGAaatcctctttgtgtttttgtatgttgtCTCTTCTTTGTCTGCAGCTCCTTCATGTTATATTTCCCTTCACTTTATCTTTACTCTTCTACACACTGACTTTCCCCTCTTCCATATAACCCTCCCTGTTTTTGGCCTTACTTGACGTTTCAGCACATTCTGCAGATGAATAGTGCTGCTAATTGTCTTGGGGGAATTTAGAGCAAGCCGAGCAAATTTAGACCTCTTTAAACTTTGAATTAGACTCTTTTGGAGCAAGGAAATCTGATTTAAAAGTCACATTATGCCCATTTATGAAGTAGAAGGTATTTACTCTACAGTGTTTGTCCATTTGGGCCATAATTTGTAGTATGTAGTACCCAATTAAGTTTCCAGGGAGCTTTGAAGGGCTGCATTCTGTACTTGGTATATGGTCTTGAAGGCATGATATGATTCATTAGACCTTGTGATCCTAAGATGCTACTAACTCACCTCTCCAGTTACAGAAATCCATTCCAGGTTTATATGGGGACAGATCTCCGCGCATGCCATTCATATTTCAGTCACAATTAAATCATCCTTgtagtttttaaatgtgtttgtattctATCTCGCAGGCTCAGAGAGGAGATTCTGGTCACAATGACTGAGCCCTACGACTGTAAAGAATGTAAGGAGTCCTTGTATGGGCAAAAGTACATCCTGAAGGACGACACCCCGTACTGCATTAAGTGCTACGAGGCACTTTTCTCTTACAACTGTGAAGTGTGCAGTGTGCTCATCGGCTGCACCAGCAAGGTACAAACTTTAACCTACATTCAATCGATGAAAGTCACGTCCCACACCCATATCTTCCCTTTGCTGCTACAGTACAGCAGAGGGTTCAGCTGGTGGTACTTTTCAGTTTGCACTGCCCCTGTTTTGGTCTCACTTCTTGACCTTCAAAGGGGACGTTTTGCTGGAAATCTTTACTGATATTTTAATTTAgctgttgttgaaatgtttcagtttgaCCAGAATATGCAGCAAGAGTCTTCCTCTGGTTTCTAACCAAGCATTCTGCCCTGACATTGACTTCACAGGATCTGTCATACAAGGACCGCCACTGGCACAGCGAATGCTTCCTCTGCGCCAAGTGCAGCCGGTCTCTGGTGGATCGGCCTTTTGCCACCAAGGATGACTTACTGATATGCATAGAGTGCTACAGCAACGAGTACTCTGCCAAGTGCTATGCATGCCTGAAGACCATCATGCCAGGTGAGGAGGTCTGGTCACACTCGGAGACATTTAGAGGCAATGCTAGATTATTAGAGCTAAGAGTAAGTCTTTGGGGCAGTATATCTGGAATAGTGGAACGCTtctatgtttatttattatctttttattattttctcctatttcattattttcataaatgaaatatatgtCACATATATCGTCTACTTTACAAATGCCATGAGGCGCCATGAAGTGTTTTTCCTCGTTCCTGGTCGTCACATGAATCGTTTACAGAGCTCACGTAACATCAGGAAATTGCCATTAGCTGTAATTGGTTTGTGTTGACCTAAATGCCAGAGGTATAGTGGGACCTGCTGTACATGTAATTGTTGACATAGTCACGAAAACTCATGACTTAACGCACATGTCATTGGGTGCCATGACGTGCTGACATGGAGgctaatttttaaaaaatgacatttgttaGCCTGAGAACTTCTTTCCCTCActcactccttttctctctctgcctccctttgCCTCCTCCACCCACTAGGCTCTAAAAAGATGGAGCATAAGGGCAACAGTTGGCATGAGAACTGTTTCACATGCAACCGTTGCCAGCAGCCCATCGGCACCAAGAGCTTTGTGCAGAAGGACACCAGCAACTACTGCCTGTCCTGCTATGAGAAGCAGTTTGCCCTGCAGTGCATCACCTGCAAGAAGGTAAAGCGACACACTGTGACTTCTCATTCACTTGTCTCAACCCTCATTAGAGGTAGAGGTTAGTAGATTAGAAATCAATACTTCTCTGCAAATGCAGTTGATCTTTTGTGTAGATTAAGGTTTGTGGGGATTGTATAGAAGTCATAATGAACATCCCCACATAATAAAAAGATCAATAGTCTGTTTAAGAGGTATTTACATAAAGTTTGAAGCATGATTTTTCCTGTAGATGTCCCCTGGGTTGCTTTAAAGTTAAAGGCAGTAATCTGTTGCACATATTGAGTCAAacactgcatgtgtgcagtgtttttttatgaCTGCACAATTacatcaaatcaaaatattCTAGATATTTTGGGGATAATTTACAAGGCAATTCTCTGTAATGAAGCCCAGCTTGCTGTCATTTGTTTGGGATTttcaacactgaaaaacattcattGGCTTACTGGCACTGAAGGTTTGAGCCTGGAGGTCCAAATCAGGAATATTTGTGTGGCTATGAAAAGACTCAGTGAATGCATGATTTTTAACGGCTATGGGCAGGAAACAGATGGTTGAGCAGGCAGGCATCAGAGGCGTCTTTTTGTGCTGAAAAATGGAAGGTGAGACTGACTCGCCTGTGACTAAGtcagcaacaaacagcagaaatcaCAGAGAAATGAAGCAGTATGAAGCTGTGCATACATGCATGGGAGCTCTGCTTCTTTACAGATTCTATGTGTGGCGTTTTTAACACAAACgcaaagaaattaaaacaaacaaatgacattttctatgttttcagtgctgtgatgATTTATTTGTATAAGATGGTCAAAAAAGACTCAAgatccacttactagctttatCCACAGCTTTCAACAACATCTCATGGTTTTCTTCAGTGGATGGAGTTTGCTGGCGCCAAAGATTTTTCTTGAATAGAAATGTATCTGCACTCCATATACCATCAACTGGTAACTAACTtagcaaactccatctgctgatgaagatggtgaAATGTGCTTGAAAGCTCTGAAAAAAGCAAGCAAGTGAACACAAACTGGATAAAAGGCTCATAAACATCTTTGCTACtaaatattgg encodes:
- the LOC139223534 gene encoding four and a half LIM domains protein 2-like; the encoded protein is MTEPYDCKECKESLYGQKYILKDDTPYCIKCYEALFSYNCEVCSVLIGCTSKDLSYKDRHWHSECFLCAKCSRSLVDRPFATKDDLLICIECYSNEYSAKCYACLKTIMPGSKKMEHKGNSWHENCFTCNRCQQPIGTKSFVQKDTSNYCLSCYEKQFALQCITCKKPITTGGVNYRDQPWHKECFVCIGCKQQLAGQRFTSRDDFVYCLNCFCNLFAKKCAYCTTPISGLGGSKYISFEERQWHNDCFNCKRCCVSLVGRGFLTCKDDILCPDCGKEF